The Pricia mediterranea genome includes a window with the following:
- a CDS encoding PRTRC system protein C, whose amino-acid sequence MEVATITRKYVYQNGNNNSIELDDIDYNLTHEQIMEHYAQLYAELTNANIMDKGIVNGYHEIHFKTLAGTKG is encoded by the coding sequence ATGGAAGTAGCTACTATAACACGAAAGTACGTTTATCAAAATGGTAACAACAACTCCATAGAATTGGATGACATCGATTACAACTTGACCCATGAGCAGATTATGGAACACTATGCACAGTTATATGCAGAACTGACCAACGCTAACATCATGGACAAGGGTATCGTAAACGGCTACCATGAAATCCACTTCAAGACCTTGGCGGGAACAAAGGGATAG
- a CDS encoding PRTRC system protein E, with amino-acid sequence MSNFFSTLKQMGIEQYGISILFDDETVSVSVLPKSNAKDKALQSLKPLTLRGNVTEVDEKFFQILQKPLEQTKALFRNTVAFEKSLKETEQKTQQAKKKKESTAKKATELKQLLKEKGFNPMQDHKKATDLATAILKIDPEHKEAKKVIDDMKAYDNPQLFN; translated from the coding sequence ATGAGCAATTTTTTTTCGACCTTGAAACAGATGGGTATCGAACAGTATGGTATCAGTATTCTGTTCGATGATGAGACGGTCAGCGTATCCGTACTTCCCAAATCGAACGCCAAGGACAAGGCACTCCAATCCCTGAAACCACTTACCCTACGGGGAAACGTTACTGAAGTGGATGAGAAATTCTTCCAAATTCTACAAAAGCCACTGGAGCAAACGAAAGCCCTGTTCAGGAACACTGTTGCCTTCGAGAAATCGTTGAAAGAAACCGAACAAAAGACCCAACAGGCGAAAAAGAAAAAGGAATCGACCGCCAAGAAAGCGACCGAGCTTAAGCAACTCTTAAAGGAGAAGGGCTTTAACCCGATGCAAGACCACAAAAAAGCTACGGACCTTGCCACGGCAATTTTGAAGATAGACCCTGAACACAAGGAAGCCAAAAAGGTCATTGACGATATGAAAGCATACGACAACCCTCAACTTTTCAACTAA
- a CDS encoding helicase-related protein: MKQEHLIQIVALIKASNPDNYYINNAGLAKLGELLFYPSSRKEKQGKQLLQVLEQAFPETSKEILDSLKRYHLTSYYTPNALIEYKIGLLKKNGFEPKTVLEPSAGNGAYVQELKKAFPKAYITALEPDILSFEILKANNQKDDRVTVLNTTFEDFYLERRKNTRFDLVMTNIPFGDIPITKAYRHDYLTKDSLKNVGNYFNFYAPKMVRRGGVTALITSSAFAERSAYNGFRESILLENDLLLANRFNTDLFANEGTKVVSDLLVYRRTSNKKALSADEMDFADTEAIELEGQNFLTNRFFKNNPEHVHGTPKLGFFHNRPNIVFEPDGTPLSGFLEERSNGFEFKVGSVPPDTQEKPRPIRKTDKIAKQSSAATEKPIVDTNLPVITLHDEEAKQFSRLFFGTYNFNKKGEVLFYTDPQSTRKVPHKIRELVSDYARLRNDLILLNLNIEKRGLSQKEITTRFQDLDYQLDTFHFKWGPLKEHLIFLKDDHYFEQVRQQFEKKVEGEGYGKNPSFTLERFLNAPIAVSLPTAAVPSQIAPDPSKLDKPRFENPEQMARYQFDHIGQIDIGTMATFFKTTERELLLNGLEKRSFFLEPDAESETGYTIVPYFLFSSGYIQDKVEYVRKHPPPYEIGTEMMEQALMELLPTKLDLAEIEFNFESYFIPVSAKESFLEELIGEKVQINMTQFNSTLTLMFPREFNQEAHERFSVVLHHEVKANYKRILQHFAENRYPVIFTSYKDRSGKTIRKLDKDATLMAQNLYEELQLHFKSFIEGRQELKATIEENYYQAFLADVNITVPKGWLTFPDTLVYPPYQHQIDSTLFGLTKGSALNDHQVGKGKTLSMAMLAHKLKQHGKSRRTLLLTLKSVAPQIEAEIRANFPHLNVLRLNSKNMAKSKRPKTLRTVKNHRAIDLIIAEHGHLKQIPKAREFVLETLEEKIDMIEQDLQTAREYGNIKESKKLIKGLIKRKEHLEDKLQATLKKLEERSGETETTLTDLGIEALMIDEAHYFKNIGFTTRHQNVSGLNNHSDSQRNLDLEISIKSIHHRMGPDKNIFFYSGTPLKNSVTELYAYQRYLTPTTLKRKNIFNFDAWASIFLKQSVSIEPNIFGDPRMHARFRYYTNLPELSKMYNSFTHICRDKHFKTHDFEVDREFVILESTPAYEELKQASLKFTKDRNQKALFKLPIYSADQMKSAHITALNINRSLLIDPLAKDNLAIDFSELDQFKLQRLCRDIAELYKKTTEHKGVCLVFSDLNVWKPGQYNSYDTVREILQEDYGIPANEIALAQEEKARNRTDKMQEKIRSGEIRVALGSTQVLGTGTNIQKRVVGIFHMDIPYSPDAFDQRAGRGLRKGNEVAQVYGNTVVERFYGIKDSTDIFSYSLNTHKEKFREQIREADPNKRVYDDLVPDDKSLSYEQMQAALIGDMDQFQLVKLSDDLKFLQSQKRLHELNKANSFKAVERIEKENKQIISQLVELEGAQKVIQTFNLPIDEGAFEDSSRLKEGLNDLISNSVLVSKELLNKEPKEFIRHLGLTIVERSKLNLNIQKHKRVAHLPALNVNLVFQAEYMPSNEHYLYSFRLEFKDTHISGRKQQRFDPEKVAMQLIKLCQKVAREIKSKKFDLDYNLRSMETHKKKTAIGFPMEKTAKMQVLQQDIRELKRKRAVKV; this comes from the coding sequence ATGAAACAGGAACATTTGATTCAGATCGTTGCCCTAATCAAGGCATCGAATCCCGATAACTATTATATCAATAATGCCGGACTTGCCAAGCTGGGGGAACTCTTGTTCTATCCTTCATCCAGAAAGGAAAAACAGGGAAAACAGTTGTTGCAGGTACTTGAACAGGCGTTTCCGGAGACCTCGAAAGAAATTCTAGATTCGTTGAAGCGGTACCACTTGACAAGTTACTACACGCCAAATGCCCTCATCGAATATAAGATTGGTCTTCTGAAGAAAAACGGGTTCGAGCCCAAAACCGTACTGGAGCCATCCGCAGGCAACGGTGCCTATGTTCAGGAACTGAAAAAGGCTTTTCCCAAGGCCTATATTACCGCTTTGGAACCCGATATCCTATCCTTTGAGATCCTTAAGGCCAATAACCAAAAAGATGACCGCGTAACCGTACTGAACACCACTTTTGAGGATTTTTATCTGGAACGGAGGAAAAATACCCGTTTCGATTTGGTCATGACCAATATCCCTTTTGGCGACATTCCCATTACCAAGGCCTACCGCCACGATTACCTTACGAAAGACTCGCTTAAAAATGTGGGCAACTATTTCAATTTCTATGCTCCGAAAATGGTACGCCGAGGTGGGGTCACCGCCCTGATTACCTCCTCGGCCTTTGCCGAGCGAAGTGCCTACAATGGTTTTAGGGAATCCATATTGCTGGAGAACGATTTGCTGCTTGCCAACCGTTTCAATACCGATCTGTTCGCCAACGAGGGTACCAAGGTCGTATCCGATCTATTGGTATATCGTAGGACTTCCAACAAAAAAGCGCTATCCGCCGACGAGATGGATTTTGCGGATACCGAAGCGATCGAATTGGAGGGCCAAAACTTTCTGACCAATCGTTTTTTCAAGAACAATCCGGAGCATGTTCACGGAACACCTAAGCTCGGTTTTTTTCACAACCGGCCGAATATTGTCTTCGAACCCGACGGAACGCCCTTGTCCGGCTTTTTGGAAGAACGGTCCAATGGTTTTGAATTCAAGGTCGGTTCGGTACCACCCGACACACAGGAAAAACCTAGACCCATACGAAAAACGGATAAAATCGCGAAACAATCGTCAGCAGCAACGGAGAAACCGATTGTCGATACCAATTTACCGGTAATCACGCTACACGATGAAGAGGCCAAACAATTTTCCCGGTTGTTCTTTGGGACCTACAACTTTAACAAGAAGGGCGAGGTGTTGTTCTATACCGACCCCCAGAGCACAAGAAAGGTGCCCCATAAAATCAGGGAATTGGTGTCGGACTATGCTCGTTTAAGAAACGACCTCATTCTGCTCAACCTCAATATCGAAAAACGGGGCCTTTCGCAAAAGGAGATTACCACACGCTTCCAAGATCTGGACTACCAACTGGACACCTTCCATTTTAAATGGGGGCCCCTGAAGGAGCATCTCATATTTCTGAAAGACGACCATTATTTCGAGCAGGTCCGACAACAGTTCGAGAAAAAGGTGGAGGGAGAGGGCTATGGTAAAAATCCGTCGTTCACTTTGGAACGATTTCTTAATGCTCCCATTGCAGTATCACTGCCTACCGCAGCCGTTCCGTCACAGATTGCCCCGGATCCATCAAAACTCGACAAGCCCCGGTTCGAGAACCCTGAACAAATGGCACGCTACCAATTTGACCATATCGGGCAGATCGATATAGGCACCATGGCAACATTCTTTAAGACTACGGAAAGGGAACTGTTATTGAACGGATTGGAGAAACGTTCCTTTTTTCTCGAACCCGATGCGGAATCGGAAACGGGCTATACCATTGTTCCCTATTTTCTGTTTTCCAGCGGCTATATCCAAGATAAAGTCGAATATGTCAGGAAACACCCTCCGCCTTACGAGATTGGAACAGAAATGATGGAACAGGCTTTGATGGAACTGCTTCCGACAAAGTTGGACCTGGCTGAAATAGAGTTCAATTTTGAGAGTTATTTTATCCCCGTTTCCGCAAAGGAATCCTTTCTGGAGGAACTCATAGGCGAGAAGGTCCAGATCAACATGACCCAGTTCAACTCCACCCTGACCCTTATGTTTCCGAGGGAGTTCAACCAAGAGGCCCACGAACGTTTTAGTGTTGTGCTCCACCACGAGGTCAAGGCGAACTACAAACGGATTTTACAGCATTTTGCGGAAAATCGATATCCTGTCATTTTCACTTCGTATAAGGACAGGTCAGGAAAGACCATCAGGAAATTGGACAAAGATGCCACCCTGATGGCGCAAAACCTTTATGAGGAGCTTCAGCTACATTTCAAATCCTTTATCGAGGGTCGTCAAGAGCTGAAAGCCACCATCGAGGAAAACTATTATCAGGCCTTTTTGGCCGACGTCAATATCACGGTGCCCAAAGGATGGCTTACCTTTCCGGACACCTTGGTATACCCGCCCTACCAGCACCAAATCGACTCCACGCTCTTTGGGCTTACCAAAGGAAGTGCCCTGAACGATCATCAGGTGGGCAAGGGAAAGACCCTTTCCATGGCCATGCTGGCCCATAAACTGAAACAGCACGGAAAAAGTAGAAGAACATTGCTGTTGACCCTGAAAAGCGTGGCCCCCCAGATTGAGGCCGAAATCAGGGCTAATTTTCCGCACTTGAACGTGCTTCGGTTGAATTCAAAAAACATGGCCAAAAGCAAGCGGCCCAAAACCTTGCGAACGGTCAAAAACCACAGGGCCATAGACCTGATCATCGCCGAGCACGGCCATTTAAAACAGATTCCCAAGGCAAGGGAATTTGTGCTGGAAACCCTCGAAGAAAAAATCGATATGATCGAGCAGGACCTGCAAACAGCCCGGGAATACGGGAACATCAAGGAATCCAAAAAATTGATCAAAGGCCTGATTAAAAGAAAGGAACATTTGGAGGACAAGCTCCAGGCGACCTTAAAGAAATTGGAGGAACGTTCTGGGGAAACGGAAACGACCCTTACCGATTTGGGCATAGAGGCGTTGATGATCGACGAGGCCCATTATTTCAAGAACATCGGTTTTACGACCCGGCACCAGAACGTATCGGGCCTCAACAATCATTCGGACAGCCAAAGGAACCTAGACCTTGAAATCAGTATAAAATCCATCCACCATCGCATGGGGCCGGACAAAAATATCTTTTTTTATAGTGGTACCCCTTTGAAGAACTCGGTTACCGAACTGTATGCTTATCAGCGCTACCTTACCCCTACAACGCTTAAGCGCAAGAACATCTTCAATTTCGATGCCTGGGCCTCAATATTTCTAAAGCAAAGTGTAAGTATTGAGCCGAACATTTTTGGGGACCCTCGGATGCATGCAAGATTTCGATACTACACCAACCTGCCCGAATTGAGCAAGATGTACAATTCCTTTACCCATATCTGTAGGGACAAACATTTCAAGACACACGACTTTGAGGTCGATCGGGAATTCGTCATTTTGGAATCAACCCCGGCGTACGAAGAACTCAAACAGGCCTCATTAAAGTTTACCAAGGACAGGAACCAGAAGGCATTGTTCAAGTTGCCCATTTATAGCGCGGACCAAATGAAGTCCGCCCACATAACGGCACTTAATATCAACAGGTCACTTTTAATCGACCCTTTGGCCAAGGATAATCTGGCCATCGACTTTTCGGAACTCGACCAATTCAAACTGCAACGCCTGTGCCGGGACATTGCCGAGCTTTATAAAAAAACAACAGAGCACAAAGGCGTATGCCTGGTATTCTCCGACCTGAACGTTTGGAAACCGGGACAATACAACTCGTACGACACGGTTCGTGAAATCCTTCAAGAAGACTATGGCATTCCTGCCAATGAAATTGCTTTGGCCCAAGAGGAAAAAGCAAGGAATAGGACCGATAAAATGCAGGAGAAAATCCGAAGCGGCGAAATACGGGTAGCTCTGGGCAGTACCCAAGTTTTAGGTACGGGCACCAACATTCAAAAAAGGGTCGTCGGTATTTTTCATATGGATATTCCCTATTCCCCCGATGCTTTTGATCAAAGGGCCGGACGCGGTTTACGAAAAGGCAATGAAGTAGCACAAGTTTATGGCAACACGGTCGTGGAACGGTTCTATGGCATAAAAGATTCCACCGATATCTTTTCCTATTCGCTCAATACCCATAAAGAAAAGTTTCGGGAACAGATTCGGGAAGCCGACCCGAACAAACGTGTTTATGATGACCTTGTTCCCGATGACAAAAGCCTTTCGTATGAACAGATGCAGGCCGCCCTTATTGGCGATATGGACCAGTTCCAATTGGTAAAGCTTTCCGACGATCTCAAGTTTTTACAGTCGCAGAAACGATTGCACGAACTCAACAAAGCAAATTCCTTTAAGGCCGTTGAACGGATCGAAAAGGAGAACAAACAAATCATCTCACAATTGGTCGAGCTTGAAGGCGCACAAAAAGTAATACAAACTTTCAACTTACCGATCGATGAAGGTGCATTCGAGGATTCGTCCCGATTAAAAGAAGGATTGAACGATCTAATTTCAAATTCCGTTCTTGTATCCAAAGAACTCTTGAACAAGGAGCCCAAGGAGTTTATCAGGCATTTGGGTCTTACAATTGTCGAACGGTCAAAGCTAAACTTGAACATTCAAAAACATAAAAGAGTCGCCCATTTGCCCGCTCTTAATGTGAATCTGGTTTTTCAAGCGGAATATATGCCTTCGAACGAGCATTATCTTTACTCTTTTAGATTGGAATTTAAAGACACACATATTTCAGGTAGAAAACAGCAGCGTTTCGACCCTGAAAAAGTGGCCATGCAACTTATCAAGTTATGTCAAAAGGTGGCGCGTGAAATCAAATCAAAAAAATTCGATTTGGATTATAACCTACGCTCGATGGAGACCCATAAAAAGAAAACAGCCATTGGCTTCCCTATGGAAAAAACGGCCAAGATGCAGGTTTTACAACAGGATATCAGAGAACTCAAACGAAAAAGGGCGGTTAAGGTTTAA
- a CDS encoding M23 family metallopeptidase, with translation MSAWKNIKKASIGWIKGYAQKVGGVTNSSDSGHFTPQNSSYWIFVGLFFLCFAANRFFFSTASKTEYLGSLTKQIKKPIAKELREDLVYQKLSDLLDDLENFEQLDQLRPFLPLRPEILDSVPSTVPLFREHYVLSSSYGNRRHPVHRVTKKHFGVDLAAEKDTPIYCTAAGRVAHIENNPNGHGVHVIISHAYGFSTLYGHMESVVVTKGEALDAHDFIGTVGSTGISTGPHLHYEVIKDGQRVDPAPSFNLKYEVYSNLKSD, from the coding sequence ATGAGTGCATGGAAGAACATCAAGAAAGCCTCTATAGGTTGGATAAAGGGATACGCCCAAAAGGTGGGCGGCGTGACCAATTCCAGCGATAGTGGCCATTTTACCCCGCAAAACAGTAGCTATTGGATTTTTGTCGGGCTGTTCTTTCTTTGCTTCGCGGCCAATCGATTTTTTTTCAGTACTGCCTCAAAGACGGAATACCTTGGAAGCCTAACCAAACAAATAAAGAAGCCCATTGCCAAGGAACTACGGGAAGACTTGGTGTACCAAAAGCTTAGCGACCTATTGGACGACTTGGAGAATTTCGAACAATTGGATCAGCTAAGACCCTTTTTGCCCTTGCGTCCCGAAATCTTGGACAGTGTACCCTCGACGGTTCCCCTCTTCCGTGAACATTATGTGCTGTCAAGTTCCTACGGGAACCGCCGCCACCCTGTACACCGTGTTACTAAAAAGCACTTTGGGGTAGATCTGGCCGCTGAGAAAGATACCCCGATTTATTGTACCGCTGCCGGAAGGGTAGCACATATCGAAAATAACCCTAATGGTCACGGTGTGCATGTTATTATTTCTCATGCCTATGGCTTCAGTACGCTCTATGGGCATATGGAATCCGTGGTTGTCACCAAAGGGGAAGCGCTCGATGCCCATGATTTTATCGGAACCGTTGGAAGTACGGGAATATCCACCGGCCCCCATCTGCACTACGAGGTCATCAAGGATGGCCAAAGGGTAGATCCCGCACCTTCGTTCAACCTTAAATATGAGGTGTATTCCAATTTGAAATCCGATTGA
- a CDS encoding type IV secretory system conjugative DNA transfer family protein — MQDKNRGYMGMYLSAFHFTIILFREQYALYVFHHGHQEFLDTIHAFLLRSGLPSQGMVARLLLLGLLMGGIMMYRPVKKDGVDRRKSTLGFLVSLAFLFVSWWCYGVSELGMWASMTLLSLAYLGLMTHGMRLFQFLDFMNPAKEDPFNDTKETFEQTGNRIETPYSANIPYTYSHNGKKRTGWINFVNLFRALLVIGTPGSGKSFSVIEEIMAQFIDKKFAMVIYDFKFDTLTRKAYGYLQEALKKHGNDSEIPFPKLYRICFDDLRMTHRNNPMDPYGLVNQSDAIDTATTLMKNLNPEWIKRQDYFSRSAISYTGGCIWYLKKKSEETGKYLCTPGHLAILTTVKIDILMEIMTKDVEVRQILVPFRDALEKEAMEQLSGQTSTVQISLSSIATKEIFYVMSGNDFSLDVNDPRYPKIVSLQNNPERKEVYSAPLGLYMNTILKRVNKPGKRQMALLIDEVPTLFIMLLRTIIDTGRENKIATILGLQSVGQLILDYGRELADVIYDNCANIICGAAKGETAKRLSELFGKIHQERVSKNMSSSDVSTNLSTQMMELLPRSKIASMSTGHFAGLVADTFEHQIKEKKCYGQLLPDIEGKRRAMKHNLPMVNDFRPENFEDLFEAQMTIVWELELPINAMDLFTREIGYIEFYGTHLEEVAKNKFTNGTKRRIFKDVVRELRLFDFRDTILELLESNSGHSEWNHLFEHIVEEFLVRTEMDRVAQAEFDKIINEVDSLVKEEYKAVTGKELKSAIFDEKKINGEIAKAINNSEAAVEKFMDDFGNGLDESLSQSLAALQEETEYDFGEEFSSYPIENYE; from the coding sequence ATGCAAGATAAGAACAGGGGCTATATGGGCATGTATCTGTCCGCCTTCCATTTTACGATTATCCTATTTCGGGAGCAATATGCCCTGTACGTATTCCACCATGGGCATCAGGAATTTTTAGACACTATCCATGCCTTTCTACTCCGGTCCGGACTGCCTTCTCAGGGCATGGTTGCCCGTCTACTTTTATTGGGGCTATTGATGGGCGGCATCATGATGTACCGGCCGGTCAAAAAAGATGGGGTCGACCGTAGAAAAAGTACTTTGGGCTTTCTCGTTTCCTTGGCCTTCCTGTTTGTGTCATGGTGGTGTTACGGAGTTTCCGAATTGGGGATGTGGGCATCCATGACACTTCTTTCACTGGCCTACTTGGGATTGATGACCCACGGGATGCGGTTGTTCCAGTTTTTGGACTTTATGAACCCGGCAAAAGAAGACCCCTTCAACGATACAAAGGAAACCTTTGAGCAGACTGGTAATAGAATCGAAACGCCCTATTCCGCCAATATCCCTTATACTTATTCCCACAATGGCAAGAAACGAACGGGATGGATCAATTTTGTCAATCTTTTCAGGGCCTTGTTGGTCATCGGTACTCCGGGAAGCGGTAAATCCTTTTCCGTTATCGAAGAGATCATGGCCCAGTTCATCGACAAAAAATTTGCCATGGTCATCTACGATTTTAAGTTCGATACGCTTACCCGTAAAGCATACGGATATTTGCAGGAGGCCCTGAAAAAACATGGGAACGATTCCGAAATTCCCTTTCCGAAACTGTACCGTATCTGTTTTGACGACCTTCGGATGACGCACCGGAACAACCCCATGGACCCCTATGGTCTGGTCAACCAATCCGACGCCATCGATACGGCCACCACTCTCATGAAAAACCTGAATCCCGAATGGATCAAGAGACAAGACTATTTTTCCCGAAGTGCGATTAGTTATACCGGGGGCTGCATTTGGTACCTCAAAAAGAAGTCGGAAGAAACGGGTAAGTATCTCTGCACCCCCGGGCATCTTGCCATTCTGACCACCGTAAAAATCGATATCCTGATGGAGATTATGACCAAGGACGTCGAGGTACGACAAATATTGGTTCCCTTTCGGGATGCTTTGGAAAAGGAGGCCATGGAACAATTGTCGGGCCAGACCAGCACGGTACAAATAAGCCTTTCGAGTATTGCAACCAAGGAAATCTTTTATGTCATGTCCGGCAATGATTTCAGTTTGGACGTTAACGATCCCCGATATCCCAAAATCGTATCCCTTCAGAACAATCCCGAACGAAAGGAAGTCTATTCCGCACCTTTAGGCCTCTATATGAATACCATTCTCAAACGGGTGAACAAACCGGGCAAGCGGCAAATGGCATTGCTTATCGACGAGGTACCCACCCTGTTCATCATGTTGTTGCGGACCATTATCGATACCGGTAGGGAAAACAAGATCGCTACCATTTTGGGATTGCAGAGCGTCGGACAGCTTATTCTGGATTACGGTAGGGAATTGGCCGATGTCATCTATGACAACTGTGCCAACATCATCTGCGGTGCGGCCAAGGGCGAAACGGCCAAACGATTGAGCGAACTTTTTGGAAAAATCCACCAAGAGAGGGTATCAAAGAATATGAGCAGCTCCGATGTAAGCACCAATCTGAGCACACAGATGATGGAACTCTTGCCAAGAAGCAAGATCGCGTCCATGTCCACAGGGCATTTTGCCGGGCTGGTCGCCGATACTTTCGAACACCAAATCAAGGAAAAGAAATGTTATGGCCAACTGCTCCCCGATATCGAGGGAAAGCGTAGGGCCATGAAGCACAATCTGCCCATGGTCAATGATTTCAGGCCAGAAAATTTTGAGGACTTGTTCGAAGCGCAGATGACGATCGTATGGGAACTTGAACTTCCAATAAATGCAATGGATCTGTTTACAAGGGAAATCGGGTACATCGAATTTTATGGCACCCATCTGGAAGAAGTGGCCAAAAACAAATTTACCAACGGCACTAAGCGGCGAATTTTCAAGGATGTGGTCAGGGAGCTTCGCCTGTTCGATTTCAGGGATACTATTTTAGAGCTGTTGGAATCGAATTCAGGACACTCCGAGTGGAACCATCTATTTGAACATATCGTGGAGGAATTTCTGGTGCGGACGGAAATGGACCGTGTGGCCCAGGCAGAATTTGACAAGATCATCAATGAAGTGGACAGCTTGGTAAAAGAGGAATACAAGGCAGTTACCGGAAAGGAGTTAAAGAGTGCCATATTTGACGAAAAGAAAATAAATGGCGAGATTGCAAAGGCCATCAACAACTCTGAGGCGGCCGTGGAAAAGTTCATGGACGATTTCGGTAATGGTCTGGACGAGTCCCTCTCTCAAAGTTTGGCGGCACTTCAGGAAGAAACGGAATATGATTTTGGGGAGGAATTTTCCTCGTATCCCATAGAAAACTATGAATAA
- a CDS encoding ParA family protein: METKIISCTGEKGGCGKTTLNIILATNLYHLYQKKVVLIDMDNPQYSVYKKRKRDLRQIGPTEMPIFPVERATVETLESLIKRYYATVDFIIVDFPGNLNEEMVRGLLYVEHIFIPFFLDELEIDSTAVFYKTLERNYLQNENRVLRSVNLFFNRYELVKVNKFDTVRKTLAKAGMPMMEQVVMERTVYRERYRNTLIPIPPTKENGELGLKRFMEEVIKISKN, translated from the coding sequence ATGGAAACCAAAATAATTTCATGTACCGGGGAAAAGGGCGGTTGTGGCAAGACGACCCTCAATATCATCTTGGCGACCAATCTGTACCATCTATACCAAAAGAAGGTGGTGTTGATCGATATGGACAACCCGCAGTATTCCGTATACAAAAAGCGGAAACGCGATCTGCGGCAGATAGGCCCGACCGAGATGCCGATATTTCCCGTGGAACGGGCAACGGTCGAAACCTTGGAATCGTTGATCAAGAGATACTATGCTACTGTGGATTTTATCATCGTCGATTTTCCCGGAAACCTTAACGAGGAAATGGTAAGGGGGCTGCTTTATGTCGAGCACATCTTTATACCTTTTTTTCTCGACGAACTGGAAATTGACAGTACGGCAGTGTTCTATAAAACGCTGGAACGAAACTATCTCCAGAACGAAAATCGGGTATTACGGTCCGTCAACCTTTTCTTTAACCGCTACGAATTGGTCAAGGTTAATAAATTCGATACGGTGAGGAAGACCTTGGCAAAAGCGGGTATGCCCATGATGGAACAGGTCGTCATGGAACGCACAGTATACAGGGAGCGGTACCGGAATACCTTGATCCCGATTCCACCGACAAAAGAGAACGGCGAACTAGGGTTAAAACGATTTATGGAAGAGGTTATAAAAATTTCAAAAAATTGA